Proteins from one Monodelphis domestica isolate mMonDom1 chromosome 6, mMonDom1.pri, whole genome shotgun sequence genomic window:
- the CCDC86 gene encoding coiled-coil domain-containing protein 86, whose amino-acid sequence METPRRRSRRLEGLEAESPATPATPSRGPRKARRALLGSKTEAALEPVPETATGEGEEGPGIPKSQSLDVGTPKKRADDLGSPQRQARGPKSPQNQSGPFLGSPKNKNKDLGSARRKDQLPGSPRNHPQPGLGTPKRQQNQQARGTPDEKRHGPESSQSPKKPRLGSPKTLEAQGSGGEPFSRPPPEASPASPQSPRDKGSGSQKGQPEPGTESSLGQPEPVIPKSGALPQDGAAENLAPKTKKRGGSPSPTSAPKKPKPKEVPVIPKGKPKSGRVWKDPKKKRFSQMVQDKPLKTSWERKMKERQERKLAKDFARHLEEEKQRRKEDKKRRRAENLKRRLENERKAEIVQVIRNPAKLKRAKKKQLRRIEKRDTLALLQKQPPQRPVAKE is encoded by the exons ATGGAGACGCCCCGGAGGAGAAGCCGGCGCCTGGAAGGGTTGGAGGCCGAAAGCCCTGCGACTCCGGCCACGCCGTCCCGGGGGCCCCGCAAAGCCCGGCGCGCTCTCCTGGGGTCCAAGACCGAGGCCGCTTTAGAGCCGGTGCCGGAGACGGCGACGGGAGAGGGCGAGGAGGGCCCGGGGATCCCCAAGAGTCAGAGTCTGGACGTGGGGACCCCCAAGAAGAGGGCTGATGACTTGGGCTCTCCTCAGAGACAGGCCCGGGGGCCAAAATCCCCTCAGAATCAGTCAGGGCCCTTCCTTGGGTCCCCTAAGAATAAGAACAAGGACTTGGGATCCGCCAGGAGAAAGGATCAGCTCCCGGGGTCCCCGCGGAATCACCCGCAGCCCGGTCTGGGGACCCCCAAGAGACAGCAGAATCAGCAAGCCAGGGGCACCCCAGATGAGAAGAGACACGGCCCGGAATCATCCCAAAGCCCCAAGAAGCCCCGCCTGGGGTCCCCTAAGACACTTGAGGCTCAAGGCTCGGGAGGGGAGCCGTTCTCCAGACCACCTCCAGAAGCCAGCCCAGCATCCCCCCAAAGTCCAAGAGACAAGGGATCAGGGTCCCAGAAAGGACAaccagagcctggcacagagaGTTCCTTGGGTCAGCCTGAGCCAGTGATCCCGAAATCGGGAGCACTGCCTCAGGATGGTGCTGCAGAGAACCTGGCCCCCAAAACCAAGAAGCGGGGTGGCTCCCCCTCACCCACCTCAGCACCCAAGAAGCCCAAGCCAAAGGAAGTGCCAGTAATCCCCAAAGGGAAGCCCAAGTCTGGCCGAGTGTGGAAGGATCCCAAAAAGAAGAG gtTCTCCCAGATGGTACAGGACAAGCCACTGAAGACATCCTGGGAACGCAAGATGAAGGAGCGGCAAGAGAGGAAGCTGGCCAAGGATTTTGCCCGACACCTGGAGGAGGAGAAGCAAAGGCGCAAAGAG GATAAGAAGAGGCGGCGAGCGGAGAACCTGAAGAGGCGCCTGGAGAACGAGCGGAAGGCCGAGATCGTCCAAGTG ATCCGGAATCCTGCCAAGCTGAAGCGAGCCAAGAAAAAGCAGCTGCGTCGCATCGAGAAGCGGGACACGCTGGCGCTGCTGCAAAAGCAGCCCCCGCAGCGCCCGGTGGCCAAGGAGTGA
- the PTGDR2 gene encoding prostaglandin D2 receptor 2 isoform X3, with translation MDSCRGTQICRLGAHSQFLSLVLFLPLNSSFVQPGAGSLGPGDPLQLYLPLPPGAQDPRMLSNITVCPVLEYMRNDTGPGNSSNRYIDYASVTLHGLVSLLGMAENAIILFVVGCHMRQTVVTTWVLHLALSDLLATASLPFFTYFLAVGHSWQLGTTFCRLHSSIFFLNMFASGFLLSAISLDRCLQVVKPIWAQNQRTVAGAQKVCLVLWGLAVLNTIPYFLFRDTIKRQDERVMCYYNVLLYNPGPDPHAACGRRQMALAVSKFLVAFAIPLVIIAACYLAVSLQVRYRCRRRPSRFVRLVMAVIAAFVLCWLPYHVFSLLEVQAHYDPSLRRLVKLALPFVTSLAFINSVINPFLYVLTCPDVLRKLRRSLRCVLESVLVEDSELGGGGSGRRRRSSQGASLFRSPSTSSSTAGYRSRWAACLLTKITRQPRRTSASTEPQEGK, from the exons ATGGATTCATGCAGAGGGACCCAGATCTGCAGACTTGGAGCACACAGTCAATTTTTGTCCCTCGTCTTGTTCTTG CCTCTCAACAGCAGCTTTGTGCAGCCAGGAGCCGGTAGCCTGGGACCAGGGGACCCCCTCCAGCTCTACCTCCCACTTCCACCCGGGGCCCAG GACCCCAGGATGCTGTCCAACATCACTGTGTGCCCCGTCCTGGAGTACATGAGAAATGACACCGGCCCGGGCAACTCGAGCAACCGCTACATCGACTACGCCTCGGTGACACTGCACGGCCTGGTGTCTCTGCTGGGCATGGCGGAGAACGCCATCATCCTCTTCGTGGTGGGCTGCCACATGCGCCAGACCGTGGTCACCACGTGGGTGCTGCACCTGGCCCTGTCCGACCTGCTGGCCACGGCCAGCCTGCCCTTCTTCACCTACTTCCTGGCCGTGGGCCACTCGTGGCAGCTGGGCACCACGTTCTGCAGGCTGCACTCGTCCATCTTCTTCCTGAACATGTTTGCCAGCGGCTTCCTGCTCAGCGCCATCAGCCTGGACCGCTGTCTGCAGGTGGTGAAGCCCATCTGGGCCCAGAACCAGCGCACGGTCGCAGGGGCCCAGAAGGTGTGCCTGGTGCTCTGGGGCCTGGCCGTGCTCAACACCATCCCCTACTTCCTGTTCCGGGACACCATCAAGCGGCAGGACGAGCGGGTCATGTGCTACTACAACGTGCTGCTCTACAACCCGGGGCCAGACCCCCACGCCGCCTGCGGTCGCCGCCAGATGGCGCTGGCGGTCAGCAAGTTCTTGGTGGCTTTCGCCATCCCCCTGGTCATCATCGCCGCCTGCTACCTGGCGGTGAGCCTGCAGGTGCGGTACCGCTGCCGGCGCCGGCCCAGCCGCTTCGTGCGCCTGGTGATGGCGGTCATCGCGGCCTTCGTGCTCTGCTGGCTGCCCTACCACGTCTTCAGCCTGCTGGAGGTGCAGGCGCACTACGACCCCAGCCTGCGGCGGCTGGTGAAGCTGGCGCTGCCCTTCGTGACCAGCCTGGCCTTCATCAACAGCGTCATCAACCCCTTCCTCTACGTGCTCACCTGTCCCGACGTGCTGCGGAAGCTGCGCCGCTCCCTGCGCTGCGTGCTCGAGAGCGTGCTGGTGGAAGACAGCGAGCtgggcggcggcggcagcggccgCCGGCGCCGCAGCTCCCAGGGGGCCTCATTGTTCCGCTCCCCTTCCACCAGCAGCTCCACCGCGGGCTACCGGAGCCGCTGGGCCGCCTGCCTGCTGACCAAGATCACCAGGCAGCCCCGGAGAACGTCGGCCTCCACCGAGCCGCAGGAAGGGAAATGA
- the PTGDR2 gene encoding prostaglandin D2 receptor 2 isoform X1, whose translation MATTDSSTTKSSLSSGCAILVSRGLFSAKLYRHHGTLDLERERFLEMVLSNTIILQWSPRERRYLSPGHTEAFFRAEKRRHFVWDMDSCRGTQICRLGAHSQFLSLVLFLPLNSSFVQPGAGSLGPGDPLQLYLPLPPGAQDPRMLSNITVCPVLEYMRNDTGPGNSSNRYIDYASVTLHGLVSLLGMAENAIILFVVGCHMRQTVVTTWVLHLALSDLLATASLPFFTYFLAVGHSWQLGTTFCRLHSSIFFLNMFASGFLLSAISLDRCLQVVKPIWAQNQRTVAGAQKVCLVLWGLAVLNTIPYFLFRDTIKRQDERVMCYYNVLLYNPGPDPHAACGRRQMALAVSKFLVAFAIPLVIIAACYLAVSLQVRYRCRRRPSRFVRLVMAVIAAFVLCWLPYHVFSLLEVQAHYDPSLRRLVKLALPFVTSLAFINSVINPFLYVLTCPDVLRKLRRSLRCVLESVLVEDSELGGGGSGRRRRSSQGASLFRSPSTSSSTAGYRSRWAACLLTKITRQPRRTSASTEPQEGK comes from the exons ATGGCTACTACAGACAGCTCCACTACCAAGAGCTCACTGTCATCAGGTTGCGCCATTTTGGTCTCCCGTGGCCTCTTCTCAGCTAAGCTCTATCGGCATCATGGGACCTTGGACTTGGAGAGAGAACGGTTCTTAGAGATGGTTTTGTCCAATACCATCATTTTGCAGTGGAGCCCCCGAGAGAGAAGGTACCTCAGCCCCGGCCACACAG AGGCATTTTTCAgggcagagaagagaagacactTTGTCTGGGACATGGATTCATGCAGAGGGACCCAGATCTGCAGACTTGGAGCACACAGTCAATTTTTGTCCCTCGTCTTGTTCTTG CCTCTCAACAGCAGCTTTGTGCAGCCAGGAGCCGGTAGCCTGGGACCAGGGGACCCCCTCCAGCTCTACCTCCCACTTCCACCCGGGGCCCAG GACCCCAGGATGCTGTCCAACATCACTGTGTGCCCCGTCCTGGAGTACATGAGAAATGACACCGGCCCGGGCAACTCGAGCAACCGCTACATCGACTACGCCTCGGTGACACTGCACGGCCTGGTGTCTCTGCTGGGCATGGCGGAGAACGCCATCATCCTCTTCGTGGTGGGCTGCCACATGCGCCAGACCGTGGTCACCACGTGGGTGCTGCACCTGGCCCTGTCCGACCTGCTGGCCACGGCCAGCCTGCCCTTCTTCACCTACTTCCTGGCCGTGGGCCACTCGTGGCAGCTGGGCACCACGTTCTGCAGGCTGCACTCGTCCATCTTCTTCCTGAACATGTTTGCCAGCGGCTTCCTGCTCAGCGCCATCAGCCTGGACCGCTGTCTGCAGGTGGTGAAGCCCATCTGGGCCCAGAACCAGCGCACGGTCGCAGGGGCCCAGAAGGTGTGCCTGGTGCTCTGGGGCCTGGCCGTGCTCAACACCATCCCCTACTTCCTGTTCCGGGACACCATCAAGCGGCAGGACGAGCGGGTCATGTGCTACTACAACGTGCTGCTCTACAACCCGGGGCCAGACCCCCACGCCGCCTGCGGTCGCCGCCAGATGGCGCTGGCGGTCAGCAAGTTCTTGGTGGCTTTCGCCATCCCCCTGGTCATCATCGCCGCCTGCTACCTGGCGGTGAGCCTGCAGGTGCGGTACCGCTGCCGGCGCCGGCCCAGCCGCTTCGTGCGCCTGGTGATGGCGGTCATCGCGGCCTTCGTGCTCTGCTGGCTGCCCTACCACGTCTTCAGCCTGCTGGAGGTGCAGGCGCACTACGACCCCAGCCTGCGGCGGCTGGTGAAGCTGGCGCTGCCCTTCGTGACCAGCCTGGCCTTCATCAACAGCGTCATCAACCCCTTCCTCTACGTGCTCACCTGTCCCGACGTGCTGCGGAAGCTGCGCCGCTCCCTGCGCTGCGTGCTCGAGAGCGTGCTGGTGGAAGACAGCGAGCtgggcggcggcggcagcggccgCCGGCGCCGCAGCTCCCAGGGGGCCTCATTGTTCCGCTCCCCTTCCACCAGCAGCTCCACCGCGGGCTACCGGAGCCGCTGGGCCGCCTGCCTGCTGACCAAGATCACCAGGCAGCCCCGGAGAACGTCGGCCTCCACCGAGCCGCAGGAAGGGAAATGA
- the PTGDR2 gene encoding prostaglandin D2 receptor 2 isoform X2, whose amino-acid sequence MATTDSSTTKSSLSSGCAILVSRGLFSAKLYRHHGTLDLERERFLEMVLSNTIILQWSPRERRAEKRRHFVWDMDSCRGTQICRLGAHSQFLSLVLFLPLNSSFVQPGAGSLGPGDPLQLYLPLPPGAQDPRMLSNITVCPVLEYMRNDTGPGNSSNRYIDYASVTLHGLVSLLGMAENAIILFVVGCHMRQTVVTTWVLHLALSDLLATASLPFFTYFLAVGHSWQLGTTFCRLHSSIFFLNMFASGFLLSAISLDRCLQVVKPIWAQNQRTVAGAQKVCLVLWGLAVLNTIPYFLFRDTIKRQDERVMCYYNVLLYNPGPDPHAACGRRQMALAVSKFLVAFAIPLVIIAACYLAVSLQVRYRCRRRPSRFVRLVMAVIAAFVLCWLPYHVFSLLEVQAHYDPSLRRLVKLALPFVTSLAFINSVINPFLYVLTCPDVLRKLRRSLRCVLESVLVEDSELGGGGSGRRRRSSQGASLFRSPSTSSSTAGYRSRWAACLLTKITRQPRRTSASTEPQEGK is encoded by the exons ATGGCTACTACAGACAGCTCCACTACCAAGAGCTCACTGTCATCAGGTTGCGCCATTTTGGTCTCCCGTGGCCTCTTCTCAGCTAAGCTCTATCGGCATCATGGGACCTTGGACTTGGAGAGAGAACGGTTCTTAGAGATGGTTTTGTCCAATACCATCATTTTGCAGTGGAGCCCCCGAGAGAGAAG ggcagagaagagaagacactTTGTCTGGGACATGGATTCATGCAGAGGGACCCAGATCTGCAGACTTGGAGCACACAGTCAATTTTTGTCCCTCGTCTTGTTCTTG CCTCTCAACAGCAGCTTTGTGCAGCCAGGAGCCGGTAGCCTGGGACCAGGGGACCCCCTCCAGCTCTACCTCCCACTTCCACCCGGGGCCCAG GACCCCAGGATGCTGTCCAACATCACTGTGTGCCCCGTCCTGGAGTACATGAGAAATGACACCGGCCCGGGCAACTCGAGCAACCGCTACATCGACTACGCCTCGGTGACACTGCACGGCCTGGTGTCTCTGCTGGGCATGGCGGAGAACGCCATCATCCTCTTCGTGGTGGGCTGCCACATGCGCCAGACCGTGGTCACCACGTGGGTGCTGCACCTGGCCCTGTCCGACCTGCTGGCCACGGCCAGCCTGCCCTTCTTCACCTACTTCCTGGCCGTGGGCCACTCGTGGCAGCTGGGCACCACGTTCTGCAGGCTGCACTCGTCCATCTTCTTCCTGAACATGTTTGCCAGCGGCTTCCTGCTCAGCGCCATCAGCCTGGACCGCTGTCTGCAGGTGGTGAAGCCCATCTGGGCCCAGAACCAGCGCACGGTCGCAGGGGCCCAGAAGGTGTGCCTGGTGCTCTGGGGCCTGGCCGTGCTCAACACCATCCCCTACTTCCTGTTCCGGGACACCATCAAGCGGCAGGACGAGCGGGTCATGTGCTACTACAACGTGCTGCTCTACAACCCGGGGCCAGACCCCCACGCCGCCTGCGGTCGCCGCCAGATGGCGCTGGCGGTCAGCAAGTTCTTGGTGGCTTTCGCCATCCCCCTGGTCATCATCGCCGCCTGCTACCTGGCGGTGAGCCTGCAGGTGCGGTACCGCTGCCGGCGCCGGCCCAGCCGCTTCGTGCGCCTGGTGATGGCGGTCATCGCGGCCTTCGTGCTCTGCTGGCTGCCCTACCACGTCTTCAGCCTGCTGGAGGTGCAGGCGCACTACGACCCCAGCCTGCGGCGGCTGGTGAAGCTGGCGCTGCCCTTCGTGACCAGCCTGGCCTTCATCAACAGCGTCATCAACCCCTTCCTCTACGTGCTCACCTGTCCCGACGTGCTGCGGAAGCTGCGCCGCTCCCTGCGCTGCGTGCTCGAGAGCGTGCTGGTGGAAGACAGCGAGCtgggcggcggcggcagcggccgCCGGCGCCGCAGCTCCCAGGGGGCCTCATTGTTCCGCTCCCCTTCCACCAGCAGCTCCACCGCGGGCTACCGGAGCCGCTGGGCCGCCTGCCTGCTGACCAAGATCACCAGGCAGCCCCGGAGAACGTCGGCCTCCACCGAGCCGCAGGAAGGGAAATGA